In one Anas platyrhynchos isolate ZD024472 breed Pekin duck chromosome 8, IASCAAS_PekinDuck_T2T, whole genome shotgun sequence genomic region, the following are encoded:
- the LOC119717614 gene encoding pre-mRNA-splicing factor CWC22 homolog isoform X6, with amino-acid sequence MKSRVTQINHGSSHERKEEYSSRHRSLSPEDRHIERDRSPSPRRRRRYSDDSRYDQECSRRDYYDDRTSEGRRTERGRDRHYEKWEERESDRRKQRRLSSPDRRSPERSTVQSSLAHDEATSKKKKEEVDPILTRTGGAYIPPAKLRMMQEQITDKNSLAYQRMSWEALKKSINGLVNKVNVSNIENIIHELLQENIVRGRGLLSRSILQAQGASLIFTHVYAALVAIINSKFPNIGELILKRLILNFRKGYRRNDKQLCLTSSKFVAHLMNQNVAHGVLCLEMLTLLLERPTDDSIEVAIGFLKESGLKLTEVSPRGINAIFDRLRHILHESKIDMRVQYMIEVMFAVRKDGFKDHPILPEGLDLVEEEDQFTHMLPLEDEYNPEDILNVFKMDPNFIENEEKHKMLKKEILDEGDSESEPDQEAGSSEEDEEEDEEENEDGQKVTVHDKTEINLVSFRRTIYLAIQSSLDFEECAHKLLKMDFPESQTS; translated from the exons ATGAAGAGCAGGGTGACGCAAATAAAT catgGCTCCAGTCAcgaaaggaaagaggaatacAGTTCACGCCACAGAAGTTTGTCTCCAGAGGACAG GCATATAGAGCGGGACAGGTCTCCATCTcccagaagaagaagaagatactCTGATGACAGCAGGTATGATCAGGAATGTTCAAGAAGGGACTACTACGATGACAGAACTTCAGAAGGAAG AAGGACGGAAAGAGGGAGAGACAGACATTATGAGAAGTGGGAGGAAAGAGAATCTGATCGAAGGAAGCAGAGAAGACTCTCTTCCCCTGATCGTAGAAGTCCAGAGAGATCAACAGTTCAGAGTTCGCTTGCTCATGATGAGGCcacatcaaagaaaaagaaagaagaagtgGATCCAATCCTTACTCGCACAGGTGGTGCATATATTCCACCTGCCAAGCTCAGGATGATGCAAGAACAAATCACTGATAAAAATAG CTTGGCATATCAGAGAATGAGTTGGGAAGCCTTGAAGAAGTCGATCAATGGTCTTGTCAATAAAGTGAATGTTTCTAATATAGAAAATATCATTCATGAGCTCCTTCAGGAAAATATTGTTCGGGGAAG GGGGTTGCTGTCTAGATCCATTCTGCAAGCTCAAGGTGCCTCTCTAATTTTTACCCATGTTTATGCAGCTCTTGTGGCAATTATCAATTCCAAGTTTCCAAATATTGGTGAATTGATTCTCAAGAGGTTGATACTAAATTTTCGCAAAGGATATCGCAGAAATGATAAG CAACTCTGTCTAACATCTTCAAAGTTTGTTGCACATCTGATGAATCAGAATGTG GCTCATGGGGTTTTATGTTTGGAAATGCTCACCTTGCTTCTTGAAAGGCCTACTGATGACAGTATTGAAGTAGCAATTGGGTTTCTTAAGGAGAGTGGGCTCAAATTAACTGAAGTTTCTCCTAGAGGTATTAATG CAATCTTTGACCGTCTTCGACACATCCTGCATGAGTCTAAAATTGACATGCGTGTTCAGTACATGATAGAAGTCATGTTTGCTGTACGGAAAGATGGCTTCAAGGATCATCCAATCCTTCCAGAGGGATTAGATCTAGTGGAAGAGGAGGATCAGTTTACTCATATGTTGCCATTAGAGGATGAATACAACCCAGAGGATATTCTTA atgttttcaaGATGGATCCAAACTTTatagaaaatgaagagaaacatAAAATGCTCAAGAAAG AAATCCTTGATGAAGGTGACAGTGAATCTGAACCAGATCAAGAAGCTGGAAGTAGtgaggaagatgaagaggaagatgaagaggaGAATGAAGATG gcCAGAAAGTTACAGTCcatgacaaaacagaaattaaccTGGTCTCCTTCCGTCGTACAATTTATCTTGCTATTCAGTCAAG CTTAGACTTTGAAGAATGTGCTCACAAATTGCTGAAGATGGACTTCCCCGAAAGTCAAACT AGTTAG
- the LOC119717614 gene encoding pre-mRNA-splicing factor CWC22 homolog isoform X4: MKSRVTQINHGSSHERKEEYSSRHRSLSPEDRHIERDRSPSPRRRRRYSDDSRYDQECSRRDYYDDRTSEGRRTERGRDRHYEKWEERESDRRKQRRLSSPDRRSPERSTVQSSLAHDEATSKKKKEEVDPILTRTGGAYIPPAKLRMMQEQITDKNSLAYQRMSWEALKKSINGLVNKVNVSNIENIIHELLQENIVRGRGLLSRSILQAQGASLIFTHVYAALVAIINSKFPNIGELILKRLILNFRKGYRRNDKQLCLTSSKFVAHLMNQNVAHGVLCLEMLTLLLERPTDDSIEVAIGFLKESGLKLTEVSPRGINAIFDRLRHILHESKIDMRVQYMIEVMFAVRKDGFKDHPILPEGLDLVEEEDQFTHMLPLEDEYNPEDILNVFKMDPNFIENEEKHKMLKKEILDEGDSESEPDQEAGSSEEDEEEDEEENEDGQKVTVHDKTEINLVSFRRTIYLAIQSSLDFEECAHKLLKMDFPESQTVCQ, translated from the exons ATGAAGAGCAGGGTGACGCAAATAAAT catgGCTCCAGTCAcgaaaggaaagaggaatacAGTTCACGCCACAGAAGTTTGTCTCCAGAGGACAG GCATATAGAGCGGGACAGGTCTCCATCTcccagaagaagaagaagatactCTGATGACAGCAGGTATGATCAGGAATGTTCAAGAAGGGACTACTACGATGACAGAACTTCAGAAGGAAG AAGGACGGAAAGAGGGAGAGACAGACATTATGAGAAGTGGGAGGAAAGAGAATCTGATCGAAGGAAGCAGAGAAGACTCTCTTCCCCTGATCGTAGAAGTCCAGAGAGATCAACAGTTCAGAGTTCGCTTGCTCATGATGAGGCcacatcaaagaaaaagaaagaagaagtgGATCCAATCCTTACTCGCACAGGTGGTGCATATATTCCACCTGCCAAGCTCAGGATGATGCAAGAACAAATCACTGATAAAAATAG CTTGGCATATCAGAGAATGAGTTGGGAAGCCTTGAAGAAGTCGATCAATGGTCTTGTCAATAAAGTGAATGTTTCTAATATAGAAAATATCATTCATGAGCTCCTTCAGGAAAATATTGTTCGGGGAAG GGGGTTGCTGTCTAGATCCATTCTGCAAGCTCAAGGTGCCTCTCTAATTTTTACCCATGTTTATGCAGCTCTTGTGGCAATTATCAATTCCAAGTTTCCAAATATTGGTGAATTGATTCTCAAGAGGTTGATACTAAATTTTCGCAAAGGATATCGCAGAAATGATAAG CAACTCTGTCTAACATCTTCAAAGTTTGTTGCACATCTGATGAATCAGAATGTG GCTCATGGGGTTTTATGTTTGGAAATGCTCACCTTGCTTCTTGAAAGGCCTACTGATGACAGTATTGAAGTAGCAATTGGGTTTCTTAAGGAGAGTGGGCTCAAATTAACTGAAGTTTCTCCTAGAGGTATTAATG CAATCTTTGACCGTCTTCGACACATCCTGCATGAGTCTAAAATTGACATGCGTGTTCAGTACATGATAGAAGTCATGTTTGCTGTACGGAAAGATGGCTTCAAGGATCATCCAATCCTTCCAGAGGGATTAGATCTAGTGGAAGAGGAGGATCAGTTTACTCATATGTTGCCATTAGAGGATGAATACAACCCAGAGGATATTCTTA atgttttcaaGATGGATCCAAACTTTatagaaaatgaagagaaacatAAAATGCTCAAGAAAG AAATCCTTGATGAAGGTGACAGTGAATCTGAACCAGATCAAGAAGCTGGAAGTAGtgaggaagatgaagaggaagatgaagaggaGAATGAAGATG gcCAGAAAGTTACAGTCcatgacaaaacagaaattaaccTGGTCTCCTTCCGTCGTACAATTTATCTTGCTATTCAGTCAAG CTTAGACTTTGAAGAATGTGCTCACAAATTGCTGAAGATGGACTTCCCCGAAAGTCAAACT gtctgccagtag
- the LOC119717614 gene encoding pre-mRNA-splicing factor CWC22 homolog isoform X2, whose protein sequence is MKSRVTQINHGSSHERKEEYSSRHRSLSPEDRHIERDRSPSPRRRRRYSDDSRYDQECSRRDYYDDRTSEGRTERGRDRHYEKWEERESDRRKQRRLSSPDRRSPERSTVQSSLAHDEATSKKKKEEVDPILTRTGGAYIPPAKLRMMQEQITDKNSLAYQRMSWEALKKSINGLVNKVNVSNIENIIHELLQENIVRGRGLLSRSILQAQGASLIFTHVYAALVAIINSKFPNIGELILKRLILNFRKGYRRNDKQLCLTSSKFVAHLMNQNVAHGVLCLEMLTLLLERPTDDSIEVAIGFLKESGLKLTEVSPRGINAIFDRLRHILHESKIDMRVQYMIEVMFAVRKDGFKDHPILPEGLDLVEEEDQFTHMLPLEDEYNPEDILNVFKMDPNFIENEEKHKMLKKEILDEGDSESEPDQEAGSSEEDEEEDEEENEDGQKVTVHDKTEINLVSFRRTIYLAIQSSLDFEECAHKLLKMDFPESQTETKETGKAEERLKDKDCRGCCTSLLQPSWTKEKDQREEDYEPSA, encoded by the exons ATGAAGAGCAGGGTGACGCAAATAAAT catgGCTCCAGTCAcgaaaggaaagaggaatacAGTTCACGCCACAGAAGTTTGTCTCCAGAGGACAG GCATATAGAGCGGGACAGGTCTCCATCTcccagaagaagaagaagatactCTGATGACAGCAGGTATGATCAGGAATGTTCAAGAAGGGACTACTACGATGACAGAACTTCAGAAGGAAG GACGGAAAGAGGGAGAGACAGACATTATGAGAAGTGGGAGGAAAGAGAATCTGATCGAAGGAAGCAGAGAAGACTCTCTTCCCCTGATCGTAGAAGTCCAGAGAGATCAACAGTTCAGAGTTCGCTTGCTCATGATGAGGCcacatcaaagaaaaagaaagaagaagtgGATCCAATCCTTACTCGCACAGGTGGTGCATATATTCCACCTGCCAAGCTCAGGATGATGCAAGAACAAATCACTGATAAAAATAG CTTGGCATATCAGAGAATGAGTTGGGAAGCCTTGAAGAAGTCGATCAATGGTCTTGTCAATAAAGTGAATGTTTCTAATATAGAAAATATCATTCATGAGCTCCTTCAGGAAAATATTGTTCGGGGAAG GGGGTTGCTGTCTAGATCCATTCTGCAAGCTCAAGGTGCCTCTCTAATTTTTACCCATGTTTATGCAGCTCTTGTGGCAATTATCAATTCCAAGTTTCCAAATATTGGTGAATTGATTCTCAAGAGGTTGATACTAAATTTTCGCAAAGGATATCGCAGAAATGATAAG CAACTCTGTCTAACATCTTCAAAGTTTGTTGCACATCTGATGAATCAGAATGTG GCTCATGGGGTTTTATGTTTGGAAATGCTCACCTTGCTTCTTGAAAGGCCTACTGATGACAGTATTGAAGTAGCAATTGGGTTTCTTAAGGAGAGTGGGCTCAAATTAACTGAAGTTTCTCCTAGAGGTATTAATG CAATCTTTGACCGTCTTCGACACATCCTGCATGAGTCTAAAATTGACATGCGTGTTCAGTACATGATAGAAGTCATGTTTGCTGTACGGAAAGATGGCTTCAAGGATCATCCAATCCTTCCAGAGGGATTAGATCTAGTGGAAGAGGAGGATCAGTTTACTCATATGTTGCCATTAGAGGATGAATACAACCCAGAGGATATTCTTA atgttttcaaGATGGATCCAAACTTTatagaaaatgaagagaaacatAAAATGCTCAAGAAAG AAATCCTTGATGAAGGTGACAGTGAATCTGAACCAGATCAAGAAGCTGGAAGTAGtgaggaagatgaagaggaagatgaagaggaGAATGAAGATG gcCAGAAAGTTACAGTCcatgacaaaacagaaattaaccTGGTCTCCTTCCGTCGTACAATTTATCTTGCTATTCAGTCAAG CTTAGACTTTGAAGAATGTGCTCACAAATTGCTGAAGATGGACTTCCCCGAAAGTCAAACT gagacTAAGGAGAcggggaaagctgaagaacgactaaaagacaaagattgcaggggatgctgcacaagtctcttaCAGCCAAgctggacaaaggagaaggaccagagggaggaagactatgagccttccgcatga
- the LOC119717614 gene encoding pre-mRNA-splicing factor CWC22 homolog isoform X1, whose product MKSRVTQINHGSSHERKEEYSSRHRSLSPEDRHIERDRSPSPRRRRRYSDDSRYDQECSRRDYYDDRTSEGRRTERGRDRHYEKWEERESDRRKQRRLSSPDRRSPERSTVQSSLAHDEATSKKKKEEVDPILTRTGGAYIPPAKLRMMQEQITDKNSLAYQRMSWEALKKSINGLVNKVNVSNIENIIHELLQENIVRGRGLLSRSILQAQGASLIFTHVYAALVAIINSKFPNIGELILKRLILNFRKGYRRNDKQLCLTSSKFVAHLMNQNVAHGVLCLEMLTLLLERPTDDSIEVAIGFLKESGLKLTEVSPRGINAIFDRLRHILHESKIDMRVQYMIEVMFAVRKDGFKDHPILPEGLDLVEEEDQFTHMLPLEDEYNPEDILNVFKMDPNFIENEEKHKMLKKEILDEGDSESEPDQEAGSSEEDEEEDEEENEDGQKVTVHDKTEINLVSFRRTIYLAIQSSLDFEECAHKLLKMDFPESQTETKETGKAEERLKDKDCRGCCTSLLQPSWTKEKDQREEDYEPSA is encoded by the exons ATGAAGAGCAGGGTGACGCAAATAAAT catgGCTCCAGTCAcgaaaggaaagaggaatacAGTTCACGCCACAGAAGTTTGTCTCCAGAGGACAG GCATATAGAGCGGGACAGGTCTCCATCTcccagaagaagaagaagatactCTGATGACAGCAGGTATGATCAGGAATGTTCAAGAAGGGACTACTACGATGACAGAACTTCAGAAGGAAG AAGGACGGAAAGAGGGAGAGACAGACATTATGAGAAGTGGGAGGAAAGAGAATCTGATCGAAGGAAGCAGAGAAGACTCTCTTCCCCTGATCGTAGAAGTCCAGAGAGATCAACAGTTCAGAGTTCGCTTGCTCATGATGAGGCcacatcaaagaaaaagaaagaagaagtgGATCCAATCCTTACTCGCACAGGTGGTGCATATATTCCACCTGCCAAGCTCAGGATGATGCAAGAACAAATCACTGATAAAAATAG CTTGGCATATCAGAGAATGAGTTGGGAAGCCTTGAAGAAGTCGATCAATGGTCTTGTCAATAAAGTGAATGTTTCTAATATAGAAAATATCATTCATGAGCTCCTTCAGGAAAATATTGTTCGGGGAAG GGGGTTGCTGTCTAGATCCATTCTGCAAGCTCAAGGTGCCTCTCTAATTTTTACCCATGTTTATGCAGCTCTTGTGGCAATTATCAATTCCAAGTTTCCAAATATTGGTGAATTGATTCTCAAGAGGTTGATACTAAATTTTCGCAAAGGATATCGCAGAAATGATAAG CAACTCTGTCTAACATCTTCAAAGTTTGTTGCACATCTGATGAATCAGAATGTG GCTCATGGGGTTTTATGTTTGGAAATGCTCACCTTGCTTCTTGAAAGGCCTACTGATGACAGTATTGAAGTAGCAATTGGGTTTCTTAAGGAGAGTGGGCTCAAATTAACTGAAGTTTCTCCTAGAGGTATTAATG CAATCTTTGACCGTCTTCGACACATCCTGCATGAGTCTAAAATTGACATGCGTGTTCAGTACATGATAGAAGTCATGTTTGCTGTACGGAAAGATGGCTTCAAGGATCATCCAATCCTTCCAGAGGGATTAGATCTAGTGGAAGAGGAGGATCAGTTTACTCATATGTTGCCATTAGAGGATGAATACAACCCAGAGGATATTCTTA atgttttcaaGATGGATCCAAACTTTatagaaaatgaagagaaacatAAAATGCTCAAGAAAG AAATCCTTGATGAAGGTGACAGTGAATCTGAACCAGATCAAGAAGCTGGAAGTAGtgaggaagatgaagaggaagatgaagaggaGAATGAAGATG gcCAGAAAGTTACAGTCcatgacaaaacagaaattaaccTGGTCTCCTTCCGTCGTACAATTTATCTTGCTATTCAGTCAAG CTTAGACTTTGAAGAATGTGCTCACAAATTGCTGAAGATGGACTTCCCCGAAAGTCAAACT gagacTAAGGAGAcggggaaagctgaagaacgactaaaagacaaagattgcaggggatgctgcacaagtctcttaCAGCCAAgctggacaaaggagaaggaccagagggaggaagactatgagccttccgcatga
- the LOC119717614 gene encoding pre-mRNA-splicing factor CWC22 homolog isoform X5 has product MKSRVTQINHGSSHERKEEYSSRHRSLSPEDRHIERDRSPSPRRRRRYSDDSRYDQECSRRDYYDDRTSEGRRTERGRDRHYEKWEERESDRRKQRRLSSPDRRSPERSTVQSSLAHDEATSKKKKEEVDPILTRTGGAYIPPAKLRMMQEQITDKNSLAYQRMSWEALKKSINGLVNKVNVSNIENIIHELLQENIVRGRGLLSRSILQAQGASLIFTHVYAALVAIINSKFPNIGELILKRLILNFRKGYRRNDKQLCLTSSKFVAHLMNQNVAHGVLCLEMLTLLLERPTDDSIEVAIGFLKESGLKLTEVSPRGINAIFDRLRHILHESKIDMRVQYMIEVMFAVRKDGFKDHPILPEGLDLVEEEDQFTHMLPLEDEYNPEDILNVFKMDPNFIENEEKHKMLKKEILDEGDSESEPDQEAGSSEEDEEEDEEENEDGQKVTVHDKTEINLVSFRRTIYLAIQSSLDFEECAHKLLKMDFPESQTWL; this is encoded by the exons ATGAAGAGCAGGGTGACGCAAATAAAT catgGCTCCAGTCAcgaaaggaaagaggaatacAGTTCACGCCACAGAAGTTTGTCTCCAGAGGACAG GCATATAGAGCGGGACAGGTCTCCATCTcccagaagaagaagaagatactCTGATGACAGCAGGTATGATCAGGAATGTTCAAGAAGGGACTACTACGATGACAGAACTTCAGAAGGAAG AAGGACGGAAAGAGGGAGAGACAGACATTATGAGAAGTGGGAGGAAAGAGAATCTGATCGAAGGAAGCAGAGAAGACTCTCTTCCCCTGATCGTAGAAGTCCAGAGAGATCAACAGTTCAGAGTTCGCTTGCTCATGATGAGGCcacatcaaagaaaaagaaagaagaagtgGATCCAATCCTTACTCGCACAGGTGGTGCATATATTCCACCTGCCAAGCTCAGGATGATGCAAGAACAAATCACTGATAAAAATAG CTTGGCATATCAGAGAATGAGTTGGGAAGCCTTGAAGAAGTCGATCAATGGTCTTGTCAATAAAGTGAATGTTTCTAATATAGAAAATATCATTCATGAGCTCCTTCAGGAAAATATTGTTCGGGGAAG GGGGTTGCTGTCTAGATCCATTCTGCAAGCTCAAGGTGCCTCTCTAATTTTTACCCATGTTTATGCAGCTCTTGTGGCAATTATCAATTCCAAGTTTCCAAATATTGGTGAATTGATTCTCAAGAGGTTGATACTAAATTTTCGCAAAGGATATCGCAGAAATGATAAG CAACTCTGTCTAACATCTTCAAAGTTTGTTGCACATCTGATGAATCAGAATGTG GCTCATGGGGTTTTATGTTTGGAAATGCTCACCTTGCTTCTTGAAAGGCCTACTGATGACAGTATTGAAGTAGCAATTGGGTTTCTTAAGGAGAGTGGGCTCAAATTAACTGAAGTTTCTCCTAGAGGTATTAATG CAATCTTTGACCGTCTTCGACACATCCTGCATGAGTCTAAAATTGACATGCGTGTTCAGTACATGATAGAAGTCATGTTTGCTGTACGGAAAGATGGCTTCAAGGATCATCCAATCCTTCCAGAGGGATTAGATCTAGTGGAAGAGGAGGATCAGTTTACTCATATGTTGCCATTAGAGGATGAATACAACCCAGAGGATATTCTTA atgttttcaaGATGGATCCAAACTTTatagaaaatgaagagaaacatAAAATGCTCAAGAAAG AAATCCTTGATGAAGGTGACAGTGAATCTGAACCAGATCAAGAAGCTGGAAGTAGtgaggaagatgaagaggaagatgaagaggaGAATGAAGATG gcCAGAAAGTTACAGTCcatgacaaaacagaaattaaccTGGTCTCCTTCCGTCGTACAATTTATCTTGCTATTCAGTCAAG CTTAGACTTTGAAGAATGTGCTCACAAATTGCTGAAGATGGACTTCCCCGAAAGTCAAACT tggttGTGA
- the LOC119717614 gene encoding pre-mRNA-splicing factor CWC22 homolog isoform X3, with the protein MKSRVTQINHGSSHERKEEYSSRHRSLSPEDRHIERDRSPSPRRRRRYSDDSRYDQECSRRDYYDDRTSEGRRTERGRDRHYEKWEERESDRRKQRRLSSPDRRSPERSTVQSSLAHDEATSKKKKEEVDPILTRTGGAYIPPAKLRMMQEQITDKNSLAYQRMSWEALKKSINGLVNKVNVSNIENIIHELLQENIVRGRGLLSRSILQAQGASLIFTHVYAALVAIINSKFPNIGELILKRLILNFRKGYRRNDKQLCLTSSKFVAHLMNQNVAHGVLCLEMLTLLLERPTDDSIEVAIGFLKESGLKLTEVSPRGINAIFDRLRHILHESKIDMRVQYMIEVMFAVRKDGFKDHPILPEGLDLVEEEDQFTHMLPLEDEYNPEDILNVFKMDPNFIENEEKHKMLKKEILDEGDSESEPDQEAGSSEEDEEEDEEENEDGQKVTVHDKTEINLVSFRRTIYLAIQSSLDFEECAHKLLKMDFPESQTFLLSIKQLKCLRPI; encoded by the exons ATGAAGAGCAGGGTGACGCAAATAAAT catgGCTCCAGTCAcgaaaggaaagaggaatacAGTTCACGCCACAGAAGTTTGTCTCCAGAGGACAG GCATATAGAGCGGGACAGGTCTCCATCTcccagaagaagaagaagatactCTGATGACAGCAGGTATGATCAGGAATGTTCAAGAAGGGACTACTACGATGACAGAACTTCAGAAGGAAG AAGGACGGAAAGAGGGAGAGACAGACATTATGAGAAGTGGGAGGAAAGAGAATCTGATCGAAGGAAGCAGAGAAGACTCTCTTCCCCTGATCGTAGAAGTCCAGAGAGATCAACAGTTCAGAGTTCGCTTGCTCATGATGAGGCcacatcaaagaaaaagaaagaagaagtgGATCCAATCCTTACTCGCACAGGTGGTGCATATATTCCACCTGCCAAGCTCAGGATGATGCAAGAACAAATCACTGATAAAAATAG CTTGGCATATCAGAGAATGAGTTGGGAAGCCTTGAAGAAGTCGATCAATGGTCTTGTCAATAAAGTGAATGTTTCTAATATAGAAAATATCATTCATGAGCTCCTTCAGGAAAATATTGTTCGGGGAAG GGGGTTGCTGTCTAGATCCATTCTGCAAGCTCAAGGTGCCTCTCTAATTTTTACCCATGTTTATGCAGCTCTTGTGGCAATTATCAATTCCAAGTTTCCAAATATTGGTGAATTGATTCTCAAGAGGTTGATACTAAATTTTCGCAAAGGATATCGCAGAAATGATAAG CAACTCTGTCTAACATCTTCAAAGTTTGTTGCACATCTGATGAATCAGAATGTG GCTCATGGGGTTTTATGTTTGGAAATGCTCACCTTGCTTCTTGAAAGGCCTACTGATGACAGTATTGAAGTAGCAATTGGGTTTCTTAAGGAGAGTGGGCTCAAATTAACTGAAGTTTCTCCTAGAGGTATTAATG CAATCTTTGACCGTCTTCGACACATCCTGCATGAGTCTAAAATTGACATGCGTGTTCAGTACATGATAGAAGTCATGTTTGCTGTACGGAAAGATGGCTTCAAGGATCATCCAATCCTTCCAGAGGGATTAGATCTAGTGGAAGAGGAGGATCAGTTTACTCATATGTTGCCATTAGAGGATGAATACAACCCAGAGGATATTCTTA atgttttcaaGATGGATCCAAACTTTatagaaaatgaagagaaacatAAAATGCTCAAGAAAG AAATCCTTGATGAAGGTGACAGTGAATCTGAACCAGATCAAGAAGCTGGAAGTAGtgaggaagatgaagaggaagatgaagaggaGAATGAAGATG gcCAGAAAGTTACAGTCcatgacaaaacagaaattaaccTGGTCTCCTTCCGTCGTACAATTTATCTTGCTATTCAGTCAAG CTTAGACTTTGAAGAATGTGCTCACAAATTGCTGAAGATGGACTTCCCCGAAAGTCAAACT ttTCTACTTTCTATCAAGCAGCTTAAATGTTTAAGGCCTATTTGA